TTCATTGCTTCCTCCAATGAAAAAATATCGAGCAAATCCCCTTCTGCCCATTCTATTTTTGAAAAAAGTTCGTCCGGATTTTCAGAATAGTAAGAAAAAATTTTTCTTACTTCATCCACATTGCTGTTTTTTCTTTTCAATGCGCGCACCTGCTCTCCTTTTTTCACAAGGTCAAACAAAAGATGCGAGCCGATTAATCCTGTTCCTCCTGTAACAAAAATCATAAATCTCCGAAAAACGAATTTGTACGAAAGTACGAAACAACTTCAACTGATTTATTTTCTATTTCGTATTTTTCGTATTGTTTCGCTTTTCGAAGATTCATTTATCTTTGGCGATTATGAAAAAGAATTTTGTTGCTGAACTGAAGTGGCGCGGAATGTTGCAGGACATTATGCCGGGAACGGAAGAATTACTGAACAAAGAAATTATTTCCGGCTACATCGGCTTTGACCCTACAGCAGATTCTCTTCACGTGGGAAGTTTGGCGCAAATAATGACGCTGCTTCATTTTCAAAAATGCGGGCATAAACCAATTGCATTGGCCGGTGGTGCAACCGGAATGATTGGCGACCCATCGGGAAAAAAAGAAGAACGGAAACTATTAACGCTTGAAGAAATCCATTATAATGAATCATGCATTAACAAACAGTTGGAAAAGTTTTTGGATTTTTCTTCTGCTAATTCCGCTGAACTTGTAAATAATAATGATTGGTTTCAGCGAATGGAAACCATTACGTTCATGCGCGATGTGGGAAAACACTTAACTGTAAGTTATCTTCTGAGCAAAGGATTTATAAAGGACAGAATGAGTTCCGGGCAGGATATGTCTTTCACCGAATTTAATTACATACTCATGCAAGCGTATGATTTTCTTTGGTTGTATCAAAATAAAAATTGCAAACTGCAACTGGGCGGTTCCGACCAATGGGGAAATATTACTGCAGGCGCTGAACTTATCCGAAAAAAAATTCGTGGAGATGCATTTGGGCTAACGATCCAGTTAATTACAAAAGCCGATGGAAGTAAATTCGGAAAAACTGAAACAGGAAATATCTGGCTCGATTCAAAAAAAACTTCTCCTTATAAGTTTTACCAGTTTTGGCTGACAACAACGGATGAAGACGCAAAAAAATATATCCGTATTTTCACTTTGCTCACGAAAGAAGAAATAGAAGTTCTCGAACAAAAACACAATGAAGCGCCTCATCTTCGCCTGCTTCAAAAAGCATTGGCGAAAGATGTAACCTGCCGTGTTCACTCGGAAGAAGATTTTGAATCAGCGCTCGAAGCATCTGAAATTTTATTCGGAGAATCCACCACTGAAGCGCTGAAAAAACTTTCGGAAGAAGATTTACTCTCGGTGTTTGAAGGAGTGCCGCAGGTTGAAATTTCAAAATCGGAACTGGAACGTGGAATCAACGTGGTGGATTTTCTCTCCGAGAAAACAAAAATATTTTCCAGCAAAGGCGAAGCGCGAAAAATGGTGCAGGGCGGAGGAGTGGCAATCAACAAAGAAAAAATTTCAGATGTGCAGGCGCAGGTTT
The sequence above is a segment of the Bacteroidota bacterium genome. Coding sequences within it:
- a CDS encoding tyrosine--tRNA ligase, translated to MKKNFVAELKWRGMLQDIMPGTEELLNKEIISGYIGFDPTADSLHVGSLAQIMTLLHFQKCGHKPIALAGGATGMIGDPSGKKEERKLLTLEEIHYNESCINKQLEKFLDFSSANSAELVNNNDWFQRMETITFMRDVGKHLTVSYLLSKGFIKDRMSSGQDMSFTEFNYILMQAYDFLWLYQNKNCKLQLGGSDQWGNITAGAELIRKKIRGDAFGLTIQLITKADGSKFGKTETGNIWLDSKKTSPYKFYQFWLTTTDEDAKKYIRIFTLLTKEEIEVLEQKHNEAPHLRLLQKALAKDVTCRVHSEEDFESALEASEILFGESTTEALKKLSEEDLLSVFEGVPQVEISKSELERGINVVDFLSEKTKIFSSKGEARKMVQGGGVAINKEKISDVQAQVSSLHLLNNKYILAQKGKKNYFLVKAE